The region GAGCGCTCAAAATGCTGGAAATCACCTGCAACGATCGGTTGGGAAAGAAGGTGCGCGTGAAGTGCAATCCGGAAGATACGATCGGTGATCTGAAAAAGTTGATTGCTGCCCAAACCGGAACGCGCTATGACAAAATCGTACTTAAAAAGTGGTACACAATCTACAAAGACAACATCAAGCTGGCGGACTACGAAATCCACGACGGTATGAACCTGGAACTCTACTATCAGTaatccctctctgtctctccgggCGGTCCTTGCTTTTGATGCTCACTGTGCGAGCGGCTCTTTGGTATCAcaataaatttcctttttaCTACTAGCTCCTTGCTTTCCATCGTGATATAGTGAAGTTTGTTAAAACATACGAAATCCTTTGAAAGACATGTTGAGAGACGTGGTGATGAGTGAGCAGTGTAGCTTGGGAACAGATTCTCTGGTGTAGGAACAGAGTATGCTTGGGAACAGAGTATGCTAGCCATGACTCATATCGTTCAAAAGGATAACGAATAACGGCAGGATAGGTTTCGGATGAAACAAAACGCACAGCAAACCATTGATTTTAATATAGTTTATTGTtagatttcattttccaagaCATAGATTCTCGTTTCTCGAGTATGAAGGGTCGGTATTGTAATTTACGTTGTAGGGTACGTGGGGGTAAGGGTTTGCCTCGCCATATGTTGGGTAAACTACTTTGCCACCTTTACTGAACAAGGGATTGTTGTTAAACGCCGCGCTCAGCTGCATTCAGTTTAATTTATGATCGCTTCCAACCAGGAAGCAAGTTTGCACTAGTAGCaacactttccatttccattttcttatcTAACGTGTTTTCCTACCGCGCGCTTCTGATATGCCCGGAGACGAAAACACTTGCTAACCATTTCTAGATAAAATACTCGTGTTATCGAATTCAACCCGGAAGGACGAATAAATAAGTGAGGATCGGGGGCACGATCGCCGTGGATCGCGGCAAATGAGAATAATTTAAGAAGGCATACGGTTGTAACACTTTTGAACCgaaacattttccaccggATTCCATTCCGAAAGTACGGCTCACTCGTCTTATTAAACGCCACAAAGATTTGCCCCCCCCCTCTCAATCTCAATCTCGATTTAAGTTCTTTCTACTAACAACATTCCTACACGGTTTTCTATCTGAGTAGATCCTAATCGTATTACTCCCATGTTTCACATCAGCGCGTCCAAAGGCAGGGGAAGAAAACATGGGAATCAGTCGCGTGTCTGACTAGTTCCAACATTATACTATGGTACTCTTTACTCGTTTTATGCTCTTTCGTCGAGCATAATTGCCTCATCCGCATCCTCAAACCTGCTATTGCTAGCTAGCGCAACCGGGAACAGTCTATTCGCAGTGCATGGTGCATACGTTTAAATAAGAGCCTGGCCTTaaatcatcaaattgcagCATTGATGCTACTAAAACTAGATCATATATAGCATAACCAAGAAAACTCATCCATAATATGCTGATTGCGGTTTGGCTTAAACGTTATGGTTGGTTTCGCTGCTACCTGTTTCACTTAAATGTTATTATGCGGAAGGCTTCTGTCCACCTTTCCGCTGAAAATTCGTCGTCGTAGAAAGATAGGCTGGCTTCGTGATTTCCATGCGCTAGTTGTACGTCTCATTAGACCCTTCGCTTTTCCTGATCAACGTACTTCCACTGACCTGTCCTCCACTCACATAATGTTTTGTACAATTTTCGCTTAGCTACTTTTACGTGCGGTTTATCATAGTTCATACTAAATTATGTCGCAGCACCCGTGTGCCATTTAGAACGAACTGGTAGTAGAGCAAGTGGTTTCGATTGGAGAGATAAAATCCTAAAGGTTAATGAATGCAGAAGATAAAATGAATGTATCATGTGGCAAATAGTTAAAACGATCGATACGAAAGATTTCTGGCAGTAATTACGAGTGAAGAAAACGATTCTGAAGAAACACACGCGAGAACGCTCGCtccttctttcgttcttcCTGTTCGCAACGTATGAGTCTTCGGGTTTCCTTTAATTAATATCTTAACAAACACTATATTGTACCTGCTATACTATATAGCCCCGCCTAATGGTGAGTTCGTATAAAAAGAAAGGACTTTTTGGTTAGTAAAAAGCATTCTCCACAGAATATGGGTTATCCAAAAGAAGTAGAATACAATCGTCAATAATGGCCTGAGTCCCGTCGTTTTTGGTGGTATGTTTTTCGCACTATACCGAATCGAAACTCGGTGTCATGCCGGAAAGTGATACCCATCAAAAAGTAGTGAAAGAAAGTAGATTAAACAGATAATTACGCTAAATCACAAAGCTTACAAACGATCGAAGCAATAGCTACTACAGTACTTCAGCTAATGTAAACCTTACTCCGAAGAGGCAGTAGTAGAGTAGAGCAAACTTTTTATATACTAaaatgattcttttttgttcaGTTTTGTCACTTGCAATTGATAAGACATGGTATGCGCTATGAGCAAACGAAGAGAGTTTGAGAAGTTTGTCTACTAAACTGCTAGAATCAAAAAGGCTGCTGCTAAAAGTTAACAATATCTTTAACAATAAGCAACGGTTTTGCGGAttcatatacatatatatttgTATGTGTAtataaatattatgttttgtttgttttttggtatATCTTTAATTCTTCTACGGCTCTTTTATTGGATGATAGATCCGGGATTCGAGGTGTTCCAAATCCAAGCTTCTCACTCGTTCGAGAAGAAGCGACTACGACTGAACCCTTCTAATAAGCGTAGAACAAGCGGCGCGGCTGAATGTGAACCGGTTACAGACTAGTCTAGTGCCTTCATTGCGGGGTTATTAACGGTATGCCTGCGAGAGACTGCGTTTGGGAGTCGCACGGCTTGAGATCGTGGTGCAAACGTGTTCCGATCGATTGCTTCATTCGCTCATCTCAGAAATGAAGGAATGTACCGTGT is a window of Anopheles aquasalis chromosome 2, idAnoAquaMG_Q_19, whole genome shotgun sequence DNA encoding:
- the LOC126571953 gene encoding ubiquitin-like protein 5, which produces MLEITCNDRLGKKVRVKCNPEDTIGDLKKLIAAQTGTRYDKIVLKKWYTIYKDNIKLADYEIHDGMNLELYYQ